Proteins from one Cryptomeria japonica chromosome 4, Sugi_1.0, whole genome shotgun sequence genomic window:
- the LOC131047691 gene encoding chitinase 6-like: MESERKAMLMLVFAVGAAVLVGSVSAQNCGCLSNLCCSKWGYCGTGDDYCGTSCKEGPCTTTPTPSTPSTGGAVSSIISKDFFDAILNAADSSCAGKSFYTYDGFIQAANAYSGFRTTGSSDDAKRELAAFFAHVTHETRSFCYIEEIDGASKNYYDETNTQYPCAAGKGYFGRGPIQLSWNFNYGPAGNDIGFDGLNEPEKVAQDVAISFKTAVWFWMKQSNCHSAITSGQGFGATIQAVNGAIECNGGRPDIVNKRIGYYKNYCEKLGVDPGSNLSC, translated from the exons atggagagtGAAAGAAAAGCAATGTTGATGTTGGTTTTTGCAGTGGGAGCTGCTGTTCTGGTTGGGAGTGTTTCTGCACAGAATTGTGGGTGTTTGAGCAATTTGTGCTGCAGCAAGTGGGGATACTGCGGTACTGGAGATGATTACTGCGGCACTAGCTGCAAAGAAGGGCCATGTACCACCACCCCCACTCCCTCCACTCCCTCCACTGGCGGTGCTGTCTCCTCCATCATCAGCAAGGATTTCTTTGACGCCATTCTCAACGCTGCAGACAGCTCCTGTGCTGGAAAGAGCTTCTACACATACGATGGCTTCATCCAGGCTGCCAACGCCTACTCTGGCTTCCGCACCACAGGATCTTCTGACGACGCCAAGAGAGAACTCGCTGCCTTCTTCGCCCATGTCACACACGAGACTAGAT CTTTCTGTTACATTGAAGAGATCGATGGCGCATCCAAAAATTACTACGATGAAACCAACACTCAGTATCCATGTGCTGCGGGCAAAGGCTACTTCGGCCGGGGACCCATCCAGCTATCCTG gaacttcaactacgGTCCAGCGGGAAACGACATTGGGTTCGACGGATTGAATGAGCCGGAGAAAGTAGCGCAAGATGTCGCCATTTCGTTCAAGACAGCAGTTTGGTTTTGGATGAAACAGAGCAACTGCCATAGCGCCATCACCTCTGGACAGGGATTCGGTGCTACAATCCAAGCTGTGAATGGCGCCATCGAGTGTAACGGTGGCAGACCAGACATCGTCAATAAGCGTATAGGTTACTACAAAAATTACTGCGAGAAGTTGGGAGTAGATCCAGGCTCCAACCTCTCCTGCTAA